The DNA sequence CTGGTCATTTGATTTGCGTCGCTGACCACACCGTGAACAGCTAGGCCCCCCAAACTGTTTCATAGAGGAGACCGACGTTTTTGTTTCATTGTACCTTGAGCAACTCGAATTCCGCCCGCAGCGGAGTCGTAGACATGCGAATTGTTTACCGTGACGTACGACGATCCCTTGGACGGTGTAAAGAAACGCGAAATGATTCCACCTGAACCTTACCCCGTTGATCCACAGTGCATAGCCTCCCGTGTGCGCCAATGTAACCCCGTCAAGCGTCCAGTAACTATAGTAGACGATTTATTCATAAAAGGTCGCTCGTCCGTATCGTAACGCTATTACCGAGCGCATTGCAAATTGATAGTTGCCGTTGTAAGAAAGCTTGCAGATTGGTCGTCACAGCGACCTGCGAAGCAAACCGACGTGTCTACGGCGCTATACATGAAATTTATATTCCTGCCACAAGTGCACGTCAGTGTCGTTCGAGCATGATAGAAAAACGTAGAGCATACATGAAATTGATATATTGGACGTAGTTTCCACTGGTAGCATTGCCATTAGAAGTGAGTATTTGCGTAATTGTGGGGATGACCTATAAAAAACGTTCGGTATTTGACAGCGTGTCTAAGTCTTTCACAACCCTACCACTGGCATTTTAGTGAGATCTTCATTTGGATAGGAGTGATAGGTCAACATATGAGATGTCCTGTAAAAGAGCACATTAgaatttttctcactttgtcTCCGACTTGCCTGTCATAGTAGAAAGTTCCCGGTTGAAGCATTTCGTAAATATTTTGCAAATAGAAACGATTGCCGCTAGCGGCGCCAGTAAATTGAGACGTAGTCGGATTTTGGAGATAGATAGTATTGTTATTCGAGTAGATTGCCTTGACTTGGTGAACCGACGCCGTCCTGCAGCCAAAATAGTCTTTCTCTTACATAAGATAAATAGGCAGCAGATTACCAGCTGTGATAGACCACTGCCTGAATTGCTTGAACATCGTGGTAGTCACTTTTGACCTATACAATGCCCACAACATAAAGTTTTATCTAAATGGTATGAGGTGCGTACCTGCCCTGGCTGAAAGACTATGAAATCGTCTACTAGATACGGCTGTTGAGGTCGTTTGTTGTTGAGAGGATACGAAAACTGAACTGTTCAAAAGTCAATAACCAGAGATTTGAAGTACGTCTCCCTTTCAacctccttcgtttctttctccaaTTTTCACGTAGTGCATCATCGGCGTATGCgccatttctcgtcgttcccCATCAACCCACAATTGATAAAATGGCCTATCAAGAGCATCGATGCATCGTTTAGGAGGTGAGAGTCTCCCAACTTTGTTCCTTCAGGGAGAGTGGTCGTCCAGACGCCGCCGCTCTGCTTCCACCCGCTCACGACTTTGCCTCCAACGATATTAGCTTTCTACAAACAAAGGTAAGATACACGattgttttcttctaaaaaGTGCCTGTCCGTACAGCATCTGCAGATGCTGACTGAAACGTGAttggcgtcgtctcgcctcCTGACACGCTCGCGTCAAACGTGACCGTTGCATCGTTATTTGCATCGTACATTCCTGCCtggaagatgacgtcaacagGGCCGTGCAGAGTTCCGCCGTGAGCTTTCTTCAGATCTCGGATGCCTTGCAAAGATCTGGAGAGCGACTTCCATGGCTGGTCAGCACTTCCAGTATTGGAATCGTTTCCATTTGGAGACAAATGGAATGTGGTGGTCTGAGCTGAAATGCAGCGAGCAGCTGTGAGTATGCTGAGCAGCAGAGGGAGGAGCTTCATGTCTGGGGTCACGTTTTCGCGAGGTATACTAACGTACgttagacgacgacgccgagcaTGGTCTTTTTTACGTGCAACGCTTGCGGTCAATCGGTGAAAAAGAATCAGGTGGAAAAGCACTACAGAACGGAATGTCCGAACTGTGAATATCTCTCCTGCTTGGACTGTGGAACGGATTTCTACGGAGATGACTACGTCCAGCACACGAGCTGCGTATCCGAAGCGCAAAAATATCAAGGAAAGCTATACAAAATGCCAGAGGGCGGCGTctcaaaaggagaaagaaagcagaaaCAGTGGTTAGAGGTACAGTTCAGAGGGTAAAACCAATGGCGGTAgtaaattgattaattatatttTATAGCGCGTATCGTCTATTACTTGCGCGAGCCCCCGGCTGCAGAATCTATTAGATAGGCTTTCAACTTTTGCTAATATACCCCGAAAAGAAGCTAAATTTCAAGTAAGGCTACTTGCTACCCTTGTATATGGTTTCATATTTGGGACGAGTAGAATTTTGCAAAAAATAGTCTGAAGATTTACGATCGAGAAACTCTTCAGGAATTGTGGAGAGTCTTTTCGGCAGCCAATGACACCACTCAAGTAGAAAGAGCACATGCAACGTCTGAAACCCGAGTACTTCTTTTCTTAGGtagctgccgctgctgcttctATTACGGAATCGagcaaagacgagaaaaagaaaggacgGAAGCGAAAAACTCATGAAACCGGCGAAGAAACGGACAGCAAGAGACCAGATTTAGATACAGAAGACGTGGCTGATGAGAAAAGTCCTCCAGGTACAGTAGAGCAAATCACCGCTCATTTTGTGAGAACCAACCAATAGCTACATGATTTCTAAAATTAATTGCACGTAGCGAACTCCTCAAAGTTTCGTTGGTCCAAGGCAATTGTCAGCGTTCTTCAGCAGACCGAAGATCATACTTTGCCGGTGAAGAAACTGAGGAAAAAAGTAACGTCTTCGACTCTCTAGGGTGTCTACAGTATGTATTCGTTGTGCTCAGGTCTTGGCTGAATTTCGACATAGAACAGGAGCcgaaatgacgaaaaaagaTCAGATTGAACTATTCATGAGGAAACTgggaaagacgaaaaaactCAGagtggaaaaaaatcaagtcATGCTTAATTAGATCACTAACAATTGAGCATCTTATCTTAATCTATCAACTCAAAAAACACGTCTGAGATCTTGCCCTATGATCAGCTGAATTGTTCAGCAACATCAATGACGAGGCGGAATGAGAGGTTCTTTCAAATCAAAAGCCTCTTTTAGCTCCTAGAAACGTGAACGCAAGTCAAGTCTCGGACGAAATTGCAAGGAATACGTTCAATTAACCCGCCATTTCTTCATAGTTAGAGTCACAATTGCCTGTTTCTTGGTGTGCACGGCGCCGTTGGAATCCTCTTCTGGCAGggctgcaaagaaaagaagtttGGATTATCAATGATGTTGGTTGGAGCCACTCTATTAAGTTCTTACTTAGCCAAGGAAACAGGGGATAATCTTCGGTCTCAATGATGGCAACTTGACCTTCCTAAAGACGAAACTTTGTGATGTGAATCGGCCTAATGCTGAGGTGAGCTTACTTTgacaagaaaagagagaTGAAACAAATTTTCAATAGTTCTTGTAAAGGAGTCGGGATCAAGAACAAATTGCCAATAAGAGACAATGCCTATTACATTACGCGAGAATGCTACTGTACTACAGGTATCGGAAATGAATCTAACCGTCATTGTCCCTGAGAAGGTCAAGTAAAACTCCGTGGATCCGCTCAACTTCTCTCGTCGTACCTTCTatttgctcttcttctcctcgtgCAACCTATCACAGTCACGATCAGTACAATATCAGAGACTCCTTTCTAATGGGTCACCTGAGTCGGAACAGTTTTCTGACTACTATCGGGCATCGAACCAATCCTCTGCTTCCTCTCTCTGTTCTTTGCCGCTGGAGGAGGGGGAACGTCCAGTGAACCGTATCTTGACAAAAAAACCAATGGGCCATAATATAAttataatttttaattacaGATGTGTCATGGCAGGAACTGGGTACGAAAATTCTTCAACTTTCTTGCCCAGGGCAAGCCAATCGAAGCTTCCATCCCGTCCATTCTCCTCCTCATTATCATCGTCGAGTCGGTCACCATAGCGACtaatctaaaaataattttatttatttatttatttttaattagagcGGCGCCCTGTACCAATTTCTCGGCGAATACGCTTGGGTCAAACGTATAGGGACCCGTCTTGATCTCGTCTAGTCGCTCGCCGGCGTAATTTGTGACGACCTTCAGCGCTTGCGCGTCCAAACAGGAGGCTCGAGTGTCTCGGACTAACGTGCGTTCTCGTTGAAAAACGCCACCGTTTTGCGTCGTCTTTACCTTTTGTGAATAGATCGCTGATGTCTGAGAGAGCATTTTCGATGCCCCGTGCCTCTGGACGTGTGTAATCTTGACGAGTTTCTGCGATTTTCCGTCGCGCGTTAGGGCGAGACGAGAGGTTTTAGAGCTTTACCCGGTCGGGAAAGGTCCGAAAGGACGTTTCGATACTTCCTGCTCATGAGGCGACGGTTCGACGGGCTTGcccattcgtcgttttctctagCTTCTGCCGCTTCTGCcgcttctgctgcttctgccGCTTCTGCCAGCCCCGCTTCTGCCATCCTATGATCACGTGAACGGAGTGTCCCGAACGTGAGCGAACGCCCTGACGAACGAAACTTTATTCGGATTTCTATCGACATAGAACAGAGCAGCAACAAGAAGAGTGCACGAAAAAgacgcgtcgcgacggcacacacacacacacacacacacacacacacacacacacacacacacacacacacacacacacacacacacaaagcAGCGTTAGCCTCTAATGAAGACCCCAGCGAACAGCGGCGCAAGTAAGGCCAGTAAAACGCTTCCAGTAATTCCAGCTGCTCTACCAACCAGCGGCGGTGGATTTGGCAGAGGtccgaaagacgacgattgtcCGAGGTCTGGAGGTatgacgccgccgccgctgcacGTCGGCAGTCCTGGAAGTTCCTTCGGCGCAGCCTTTAGGGTAGCGTAAAGTTCTTGCAAAGTAGTGTCCCATTGATCGATGGGAAAATCAATGTTCAAGTCTGGTAGATTGATGTCGGGAAGTGAGGGCAAAGGGAGACTGGTAGGAAGACCGAGGTAATCCAGCGCTTTGTTGACGAGACTGCTGAATATACTCAGCCCGCCGAGAATGTCGCGAATGCTGGCGCAAGCCACATTGAAAGGAAGACAGAGCTGGTGGTTGAGAGCCGTCCAAATGGGTCTAATTATGACGTCCAGATTTTCAAAGCTTGGTAGGACGGAGTTGAGACTATTCGTTACAGCCGTCACAGCCGTAACGAAAGTGTTTGTGACATAAGACTTTGCCTTGCCGATGGCGTCATTGATCGGCCCGATGACCTCGACGCACGTGGACACGGACTCCTTGACGGGAGTGACGGACACTTGAAAAGGTGTGACGGCTGTTTCGAGCAATGATTCGGCGTTTGAATCGTCTAAATTTGCTATGCAGTCTCGGACCTCTTGAATGGTTTCGGAAGCAACTTCCGCCGCGCCGTCTAACCATTCCAACAATTCGATGGCGTATTCGACGTAATCGTCGAGTTTTTCCAATTTGGGACGAATGATCTGTGCCTTCGATTCGAGAGCGTTGGCTTTACTTTTGGCACTCGTGACGGCTTTTTCCATGGCAGTGACACCCGGTTTAATGGCGGAAAAGATCTTGCCGATGTAGGGAATGACGGAGAAAGCGCTCACGGCCGTTTTCAGACGCGTGATGTACCCGGACAGTTTGTTGATGTTAGCCCGCGCGCTGCGGATTTTATGAAGAGCGTCGATTATCGTTTCAAGGCCGGATTTGCTCTCTCGTAGCTCGTCTTCGCACGCTCGCGATTTGATTACCACGACGTCCAAGTCGGCAATGACCGCGTCCGCTTTCGCTACACGGAGAAAGGTGTCTCTATTAGGGATATAGGTACAGTACGGAGGCGGGGTCTATAGAGGCGGGGTCGCGCTGGCTTACAATTACTGTAACATCTTTCGACGATCACCCGCGGCTTAACCGCCCGTAGCGGGGCCGCCACTGATACCAGTAAGGTTTAGGGTTGGTGTACGGTTAGGTACGTACTGTACAgggaaaaacgctttttctaAGTCTGCACTGggcgtaattaattaagacgtTGAAAAGGTATACTACGGAGGCGTGCACTAAGAAAACCGGCAGAGCCTGAGAGGTACGCATATACCGCCTCCGTACATGATCTCGAATTAAGAAATTGCTCGAAAACGTACGCGTGTCTCTCCTTTGGATTGCGTGGCAATGCGTTAGACTTGGCGCCGAATCGCCACCGGTTACGAAGAAAAATAGCAACGCAACTGTCAAGACGTGCAATGCCTGTCGCTGCCGCCTTGGTCCGATATCCATGGTGTGGTCTCTCTCTTATCTCTGGTGTGACGGTACGGGCTGTCTGTGTAGTGACGTATGTAAATGTTCATGTTAgtaggttaattaattaactagaTCATAGATGCAggactagataatgatggcccgttgttagccatcatgtgatccccgaacacccttaGCACGGTGTCCGATCTCTATTAGTGCCTACAGCATGTGCGTTATGGGCATCACATTGCCTAACCACACCTTTATCTGCCCGGAAATATGTACTTCTGTAAAAATGGGAATGGGACACCTGGTGGCTATGCCTTTACTCTACAGATTTCAGGTGTTCTATttacatgtatatatcaAAAGAGCGATTCACCTGTCGAGTAAAGGTTACACAGAGCTACCCTTCCCTGCCCCCCGGGTGCATGATCAAGTGGCAcgttatcagctcgcagcacgcaaacccaacgtgctcctttactgtgTTCCCTCGATGAGCGTTACTAATAAAGTTCAATTGTTATGTGCCAGTTATGTTTAATCGTAGCCTATGTAATATGCCTACATACGTGTACTCGTTCCAGAAAACTTTGTACCCAATCCGGGGTtactatctatctatctacagtgacgtcaccttttcgcTATCAATTGcgttcaaaatacgggaaagtatgacatcacaaacACTTTGAGTTttcacgtttgagagcccctcccaccagggcgcgcggGCCTCCCCGCGCACGCCCTggggaattaattaattaatagaaccTGGATATGCGGAATCGTTCGAATAAGAAAATAGCGTGCGTGTGGAGTCCGGCCAGTATACTATAGTACTGTAGATGCTTATAATATTCAGGTTGCTAAAAGGGGAAACATCACGCGTACTGTACCGTAATACGCTGCAACTTGAGCTGTTGAAGTTACAGGCACGCTCCTGCATATTAGGTGAGCTGTGTTTGACCATAGATACGTATAAGACCATAGATATGGTTTGACGTAACACCTTAGCGCGCTACGAGTAATCGCTGACACGATGGACGGAAGAAAGATCGTTCCTCCTTCCTGCGGTGGCAAGCTCCTATGAAACAGCTCAAGGGGTGACGGAGACTCGAAGGCTGCCCATTCTGGCAATATACGTCATTGCTGCGGTTGTCAGTGGCGTCTTCGTATCGTTTACGTCGTGACACGTCACGATTTCTcggacgacgactacgactTTTTCGTAGCAGCTACATTTTTTCCCCGTACCCCTAGCCGTTCTGGTAAGACTTCAACATAGACATGACGTGGTTTTTTTTGTTATCGCGTGACTGTATTGTAAATTGTAAGGTCGACTTTATCGCCGCACTGCTTGTGCTTGTGGCGGAAAAATCGCAGACTGCCAGCTATTTCAAGGTATGATATGGTATGGTAGGTCTAGATTTTTGGATGATTTGTTTTATGATGTAGATTCGCAACGCTGCCAGTGCCATGTGGGCTATTGGCAGTGGAACGTCACTTGTTGCCATTGGATGGCCTGGAGTTCCGCTATTTTTGTACTATGAAGTCTCACTGGCAATCGTTATAGTTCTCCCCATCTCTCATATTACTTTAACGATATTGTCGATCATCGTGACGGTGCTCTGCTATGGAAGAAAATACGGAAAGTGCTGTCATTGCGTTGTGTCTAATACTGCTGACCTGCCTTAGATTCATTCTGTCACATGAACGGAACATGTTGTTATGGTACGTTTCCTGTATCTGTAAGCAATAATTTGTCAATGTGTACTGTAGACTATGGGAGGTGTGTGCAGCATGCAAAAAGGTCTTTCGGTTAGTCATCGTAGTcacttctccttctcttcgtcctGACCACTCGCTGCCTCTGGGACCTCTTTATGCTTTTCTTCATCTATTTTTTCCCCGCTGTCTTTCgcgtcctcttctttctccccGCTCTCGTTCACCGATTCTTCCCCTTTCGCtgcttcttcatcttttccCTCACTCTCATTCGctgcctcttctttttcttcactttctgcACCCTCTTTCACTACTGCAGCCTCAGCCTCATTCGACGTCTCCtcctttttgacgtcaccttcTTGGGCCGGCTCCTTCTCGTCACTTTTCGGAgctgctttctcttctttagccTCAGCAATAAAAGCTCTGATTTCTCTGTTGTTATAACGTGAACACTTTGGAAACTCCGCTCTCCCATAGGCAAATTGCTCAGCTTCGAATCTCATAGCAACAGCCAAATCCCAAACACCCAACGAAGTCATAAAGAGACCTGCGCAAAAAAAAGCGTAAAGGAGATACTAAAACTGCGTAAGTACACAAtaccaaaaaatttttccacAAATCTCGCCTCTTCTGCTCTTTGTAGAAGGCCGGGTTTCCAAAGTGAGGCGCGGTCAAACCCTAGCGCCTCCACACCATCTTCTGCCTGGAATGAAATTGAAGTAAGATACATAATACAGTAGACTGCTTCTACCTCTCCTTTCGTCTTCAAGTAAAGGAACCAGCTATTAGCATTGCCTCCTACAGAGCTGACCAAGCTGAAATGTCGAACACTAGCAGCTTTGGCAATTTCGGCCGATCGGATGACCAAATGCAGATCGACACGACGAAAATTCTCCTACACCCACCCCAAGTGAAAAATatcgaaaaaggaaagacggAAATTTTTGTTTCACAAACAGAAGAATTTCCTGGCTGTCTCCTTGCTGCACCTCTCGTCGTTCCCAAGCAACAGAACACGACGTCTTTGCCTTCGAAAAGCGACTTCGCACTGTCGACGGTATACTTATCCAAGTCGAAATCTAAAAGCAAGGAAGCGTCGTCTCTTTCTGCCCCGCGGCAAGGTCCATCGTCGCggcgtgacgtcgattttcccaCGCACCAACGATGTGTTGCTTGAGTTTGTGCGCGACGCCGCTCGTGTCGTAGCGCTCGGCGGGAATTGTTGCTTCGCGTCTTCCGATGCTTACGACCTCGTCAAATGCCTGTAGGAAATACAGTACGGCTGACAGATGTGACCCCTGTTATCTCTTTACGGGGGACGTAATCAATTCTCCGAGAAGACATTTTCCTGTTGCACCCGTTCCGCCGATAACGACAGCCTTCAGCAAACTCGAAGCGGGTCTAGCAGCCATCTTGCGTTTTCTCCGGAAGCGAAACTGGAAGCGAATGGTTTAGGTTCGAAAGGTCACGAGTTAGATCACGTGCGTGGGCGTACAAGGTTCACAAACCGCCCGTACTACGCCATTGTGTTTGCAACCGGTCGAGGTCGAAAGTTGCTCTACGTCACTGCCACCATTCGTTTGGAGCAAGTGAAACGTCTAAAAAAACCGATCTCAATCTCTCCTCTTCGGTAAGAAAGACGTGCACGCGTTTGAAGGGAAGAAGAGGCCACGCCACCACACTTCCTTTCGACTGACCAGCAGAATAGCGCGATTCgcgaaacgaagagaaagcgcGCATTCGCGAAGAGGGCAAACAAGAGAAGCCATTCGAGAACCTTTTGTCGTTGTACCGGAAGAGTAGTTTGGTCGCCTTTTCATGCATGCTTCACAGGAGGGCGGGGTCCCGAATCCGTGGCGCCGTCGGCTGTCTGACAGATAACGCGTCTCTTTTTAGTGCGGTCGAGACTACTCTACTCTCAATGCGGCCCACTGCTCTCGCGGCAACATCCGCGAGACGTTTTCTAGCGattttttcgctcgtcgttctcgtgcCGTCAGCGACGAACGGCTTTGATCTCTTTATCGACGCCGATTACGGGCTCAACGTTTTGAAATGGCGTAAGCGTCTTTTCGGTTTTCGCGCGCGCTTCTATAAATGAATGCGCGTATTATCTATAGAAAGTGTTTTTGGCAACAATCCGATTTACTTCGTCAAAGACAGTCGCCCGTACAAGCCCGTTCTcgaaaacgaacttttctcGCTCATCACGCTCGTTACGACGAACGTTCTTCGCTTCACGTGGAATAGCGACGTAAGTAGAACGCGATCGAATGATCTAGGAGAAATGGACCATCAAAGCTCGCGTAAAACGATCGTTGACGTCTGGTGGTTAGGACGTTTACATTGACGCTCCCTTAGCAAGAAATCTTTGTTAGATTGTCATCGTCTGTCTGGAAGGCGGGGCATTGCAGTTTGTATACTTTCACTATCCGAGATGCTTTCTAACTTTATCATCGTGAAGATGATAGTTTTTGTTAGACCTGATTGTCATCGTCTGTCTGGAAGGGCGGGGCATGCAGTTTGTATATACTGTCACTATCCGAGATGCTTTCTAACTTTATCATCATGAAGATGacagtttctcttcttctaggAGATTATTAACTACCAATGGCATTTCAACAGCAGCGATCTCAATGTAATGGGCATTCCCTACTTGTCGACGGCCCACGCGGGCCAAGTACCAA is a window from the Oscarella lobularis chromosome 10, ooOscLobu1.1, whole genome shotgun sequence genome containing:
- the LOC136192018 gene encoding uncharacterized protein — translated: MAARPASSLLKAVVIGGTGATGKCLLGELITSPAFDEVVSIGRREATIPAERYDTSGVAHKLKQHIVDFDLDKYTVDSAKSLFEGKDVVFCCLGTTRGAARRQPGNSSENFRRVDLHLVIRSAEIAKAASVRHFSLVSSVGGNANSWFLYLKTKGEAEDGVEALGFDRASLWKPGLLQRAEEARFVEKFFGLFMTSLGVWDLAVAMRFEAEQFAYGRAEFPKCSRYNNREIRAFIAEAKEEKAAPKSDEKEPAQEGDVKKEETSNEAEAAVVKEGAESEEKEEAANESEGKDEEAAKGEESVNESGEKEEDAKDSGEKIDEEKHKEVPEAASGQDEEKEK
- the LOC136192020 gene encoding cell growth-regulating nucleolar protein-like isoform X1, which translates into the protein MVFFTCNACGQSVKKNQVEKHYRTECPNCEYLSCLDCGTDFYGDDYVQHTSCVSEAQKYQGKLYKMPEGGVSKGERKQKQWLERVSSITCASPRLQNLLDRLSTFANIPRKEAKFQNFAKNSLKIYDRETLQELWRVFSAANDTTQVAAAAASITESSKDEKKKGRKRKTHETGEETDSKRPDLDTEDVADEKSPPANSSKFRWSKAIVSVLQQTEDHTLPVKKLRKKVLAEFRHRTGAEMTKKDQIELFMRKLGKTKKLRVEKNQVMLN
- the LOC136192019 gene encoding non-structural maintenance of chromosomes element 4 homolog A-like is translated as MAEAGLAEAAEAAEAAEAAEARENDEWASPSNRRLMSRKYRNVLSDLSRPETRQDYTRPEARGIENALSDISDLFTKVRDTRASCLDAQALKVVTNYAGERLDEIKTGPYTFDPSVFAEKLISRYGDRLDDDNEEENGRDGSFDWLALGKKVEEFSYPVPAMTHLYGSLDVPPPPAAKNRERKQRIGSMPDSSQKTVPTQVARGEEEQIEGTTREVERIHGVLLDLLRDNDGIVSYWQFVLDPDSFTRTIENLFHLSFLVKEGQVAIIETEDYPLFPWLTLPEEDSNGAVHTKKQAIVTLTMKKWRELKEAFDLKEPLIPPRH
- the LOC136192009 gene encoding uncharacterized protein — translated: MKLLPLLLSILTAARCISAQTTTFHLSPNGNDSNTGSADQPWKSLSRSLQGIRDLKKAHGGTLHGPVDVIFQAGMYDANNDATVTFDASVSGGETTPITFQSASADAKANIVGGKVVSGWKQSGGVWTTTLPEGTKPFYQLWVDGERREMAHTPMMHYVKIGERNEGVQFSYPLNNKRPQQPYLVDDFIVFQPGQVKSDYHDVQAIQAVVYHSWTASVHQVKAIYSNNNTIYLQNPTTSQFTGAASGNRFYLQNIYEMLQPGTFYYDRTSHMLTYHSYPNEDLTKMPVVIPTITQILTSNGNATSGNYVQYINFMNINFMYSAVDTSVCFAGRCDDQSASFLTTATINLQCARYWTLDGVTLAHTGGYALWINGGSSYVTVNNSHVYDSAAGGIRVAQAVHGVVSDANQMTSQITITNSILEDGGHFYQMGCGILLQESGNNTLTHNLIHDFNYTGISIGWTWGYADTSTYSNYLGFNEIYNIGKGVLSDMGCIYSLGKQAGSMLDNNLCYSVVSYNYGGWGWYTDEGSSNITIQNNIAYHTKSAGIHQHYGENNLFQNNVIAFPHHVSCAGEGGCLEVAVRSSQHPPGRDQGSFSSFTFMRNIVYIQNGTALGTTMPTGFQNMTVDSNVYWSTTDKGNITFPPTQKPVTFQQWQAEGKDQHSMLTDPKFTDPESFDFTKLSPDSPALKLGFKPISMDQVGPQGPKSEKLAAEKRIGWVY
- the LOC136192014 gene encoding uncharacterized protein, producing MDIGPRRQRQALHVLTVALLFFFVTGGDSAPSLTHCHAIQRRDTPKADAVIADLDVVVIKSRACEDELRESKSGLETIIDALHKIRSARANINKLSGYITRLKTAVSAFSVIPYIGKIFSAIKPGVTAMEKAVTSAKSKANALESKAQIIRPKLEKLDDYVEYAIELLEWLDGAAEVASETIQEVRDCIANLDDSNAESLLETAVTPFQVSVTPVKESVSTCVEVIGPINDAIGKAKSYVTNTFVTAVTAVTNSLNSVLPSFENLDVIIRPIWTALNHQLCLPFNVACASIRDILGGLSIFSSLVNKALDYLGLPTSLPLPSLPDINLPDLNIDFPIDQWDTTLQELYATLKAAPKELPGLPTCSGGGVIPPDLGQSSSFGPLPNPPPLVGRAAGITGSVLLALLAPLFAGVFIRG
- the LOC136192020 gene encoding cell growth-regulating nucleolar protein-like isoform X2, translated to MPEGGVSKGERKQKQWLERVSSITCASPRLQNLLDRLSTFANIPRKEAKFQNFAKNSLKIYDRETLQELWRVFSAANDTTQVAAAAASITESSKDEKKKGRKRKTHETGEETDSKRPDLDTEDVADEKSPPANSSKFRWSKAIVSVLQQTEDHTLPVKKLRKKVLAEFRHRTGAEMTKKDQIELFMRKLGKTKKLRVEKNQVMLN